ATTCCCGGAACGTCTCGCAGTGGCATTACTATCACAGCTGCGCTGATGCTGGGGCTGAAACGGGAAGCGGCGGCCCGCTTCTCATTTTTGATGTCCATCCCCGTGATTTTGGGCGCTGCATTGCTGATGACCAAAGACATCATCACAGAAAATCACGTGGTTGACTGGCATGCACTGGCACTGGGGTCGATACTGTCCTTTATTGCGGCTTATGCCTGTATTTATTTCTTCCTCAAGATTATCAGTCGCATGGGAATGACCCCCTTTGTGATTTACCGCATCGCGCTGGGTGTATTCCTCTGCGGCTTTATTTATTTGTAATAGTTGCGTAATTCAGATTGACCAAAGGGGCGGCATTGGCCGCCTCTTTGATTTAAGGAGTTTTCATGGAGTTTCAGTGTCCACTTTGTCGCCAACGGCTGCACTTTCACGAAGAGTCCCGTGGATGGCATTGCGATGGCAAACATCACTTCGACAAGAAAGAAATCGGCTATTGGGATTTCTACAAGGGCAACAAACCCCGTAATGCCGAAAGCCGTCAGGAGCTGCGTGCCAGACAGTTTCTGGTGACCTCTGGCCTGTTTCAGCCAGCAGTAGAGGCCATGGTGAAGGTGCTGCAAACCCAGGACTGCGGAAGCGAGCGCAACTGCGTTAACCTGGGGCCAGGACATGCCTGGATTGGAAAGTTATTGGCGCAAGCGCTGTCTGAACATGAGTTGCCACTTAAGGTATTCAGTCCATTGGAGTCAGAAAACGAAGCTTTTGCTGCAGCCAAATCAGGAATGGAGGCCGTTTGTCTGACACCGCTCAAATCGCTGCCCTTTGCCGATGCATCAGCCGATATGGTGTGGCTTCTGGATATTCCAGCCAAAGGAAAGGAATGGCAGCGAATACTGAAACCGGGCGGATTGTTATTGATGTTGGCAGCCGGACCAAGACACCTTTGGCAAATTAAAGAATTTGTCTATGAAGGATTAACTGAAAAGCCATTTGTGTTGGAGCTTTCCGGCCAATTTGACTTGATAAGTCAAACCCCGGTTTCATGGACTCATGCCCTCAGTGTGGCTGATGCCAAGGTATTAATGGGTATGGCTCCCTGGGCCTGGCGGGTAAAAGAAGCCAGTTTAAAGGCGATGGAAAAGGGAGATTTTTCCGGATTGGAAATGGATTATCGGATCATTCTTGCCAAAAAGCGGGTATAACTGGCAAGAAAGCGAAAATATCGCGAAAAACAGGTAAAAAAATACCGGCAACGCCCGAAAGCATTGCCGGTACCAACACAGCATTACTTCTTGTAAGAAGAAGCTACGTTGTCCAGACGGTCGTTAGCACGCTTGGCTTCAGCTTGAGCGTCCATAGCGGCAGCTTTGGCAGCCTTGGCGTCAGCAGCGATCTGGCCTTGCTCAGACTTCAGAGCACTTACGTCAGCAGACAGTTGGTCTACTTTGTTGCTCAGGTTGGCAACGCTTTCTTCCAGAGCGGTAGTGTTGGCACAGCCACCCAGCAGAGCAGTCATGGCAACACCGGCGATCAGCAGTACTTTTTTCATGAAAACATCCCTTAACATAGGTTGGATTTGACATTTCAGCTGCCAGGCAACTGAAGCCGGCTAATTATGTCATAGCCAAAAAAATTTGCTACGAATATCCATCAATTCGCTTGATAACCATATCTAAAATTCAGTGAATTGCAAGTTTCAAGTAGAGAATCCACAAGTTTTAAGCAGAAATTTCACGCTTCTAGGTCAGATTTTTTCACCGATGAAGCTTTTGATTGATTTTGGACAGAGTTTTTTATCAATCCTATTTCCGAAAGCCGACGTTTCGCCAATTCATGTTTGATTTCACCCCCGGAAAAACCCGCGTCAATTATTTCCCGAACGTCAATTTTTTGGGTCGCTTTATAACAGTCCAATAAATATTTTTTCTGAGGATAGGGGTTATTTTCGAATCCGGTTCGCCCTTTAATGTCGGCCTCGCAGGCATCCAATACCAGAGGCAATCGTTCAGGCTTGCGCCAGAGATCCAATTTATCAAACAGTCTTAGAATAGTGTCGGCCCTGAGCTCAAACGCATTGTGAATATTCTGATGTTCGTCGCTCACCCAAAGCGCCAGCTCTTTATAGTCCGAGGGCACTCTAAATCTGTCACAGAGTGCTTTGATGAGGGGTAATCCCTTTTGACCGTGGCCATGGTGTTTGGGCCAAAGTGCCTTTGGGGTGACGCCCTTGCCAAGATCATGTACCAGGGCAGCAAACCTGACTTGCTTATTGGGTGTGAGTTTGGCTGCCTGCTCCAGCACCATCATGGTGTGCACCCCGGTATCAATTTCAGGATGCCATTGTTCAGGCTGAGGCACACCGAATAAAGCATGGATTTCCGGAAACAGCACCTCAAGCGCACCACATTGGTTTAGCACGTCAAAAAAGACCTGGGGACTGTCACAGCCCAATACCTTCTCCAGCTCCTGCCAGACACGCTCTGCGGTCAGGTACAAAAGCTCACCACTCTCAGTCAGCTGGCGCATTAGTGCCAGGGTGTCAGGGGCGACGGTAAATCCCTGAGGCGCGAAACGGGCGGCAAAGCGGGCAACGCGAAGCACCCTGAGGGGGTCTTCCACAAAAGCCTCGCAGACATGCCGTAACAACCTTGCTTCAAGGTCGGCTACGCCGCCCCAGGGGTCATGCAGACTGCCATCCTCAGCCATGGCGATTGCGTTGATGGTCAGATCCCGGCGCTTGAGGTCTTCTTCGAGGGTGACATCGGGGCTCGCATGACAGACAAAGCCGCCGTAACCTGTGCCGCTCTTTCGCTCGGTGCGGGCAAGGGCATATTCTTCCTGGGTTTTGGGGTGCAAAAATACCGGAAAGTCTTTACCAACCTGGCGGTACCCGGCCGCCAGCATTTCCTCTACGGTTGCGCCAACCACCATATAATCTCTGTCTTTGACGTCAAGACCGAGGAGTGAATCCCGAACTGCGCCGCCTACCAGATAAGTTTTCAATGTGTTATCCATCCAACTGTCATACAGTTAGCTTAACACGAGCACCGGAATAACAGTGACAGCCTGTGGGCGATACTCAGACTTGGTTTTTGGTGGTAATAAGCTGATGGGTAATAAAACACCGGCCCATGCCTCATGGCCGGGGAGACTTTTTGACATTGACCGCCACTGGCATTACCTTGGCTCCACTCGCTGTATTCAGGTAGCCAGGGCTGCTGGCACTGGGCGGTTTCCAAGAAGGATAGATAAGGCATGTACAAGGCGTTTTATGGGTTAAAGGACAACCCATTTTCCATTGCACCCAATCCAACGTATCTGTTCCTCAGTGACAGGCACCGAGAGGCACTTGCACACCTGACCTATGGGCTTGGTGAAACCGGCGGTTTTGTGCTGCTCACCGGCGAAGTTGGCACCGGCAAAACCACGGTCTCCCGCTGCTTATTGCGTCAATTGCCCGATACAACTGATACCGCATTTATCCTGAACCCGGCCCTGACCGAACTTGAGCTGCTGGCAACCCTTTGTGATGAACTCAAGATCCCCTATGGTGAATCCCCCAGTCTTAAGCGGCTGACTGACCTCATCAGTGGCTTTTTACTTAAGAACCACAACGCCGGTCGTAATACAGTACTGATTA
This portion of the Shewanella amazonensis SB2B genome encodes:
- a CDS encoding putative RNA methyltransferase; protein product: MEFQCPLCRQRLHFHEESRGWHCDGKHHFDKKEIGYWDFYKGNKPRNAESRQELRARQFLVTSGLFQPAVEAMVKVLQTQDCGSERNCVNLGPGHAWIGKLLAQALSEHELPLKVFSPLESENEAFAAAKSGMEAVCLTPLKSLPFADASADMVWLLDIPAKGKEWQRILKPGGLLLMLAAGPRHLWQIKEFVYEGLTEKPFVLELSGQFDLISQTPVSWTHALSVADAKVLMGMAPWAWRVKEASLKAMEKGDFSGLEMDYRIILAKKRV
- a CDS encoding Lpp/OprI family alanine-zipper lipoprotein yields the protein MKKVLLIAGVAMTALLGGCANTTALEESVANLSNKVDQLSADVSALKSEQGQIAADAKAAKAAAMDAQAEAKRANDRLDNVASSYKK
- a CDS encoding multifunctional CCA addition/repair protein; this encodes MKTYLVGGAVRDSLLGLDVKDRDYMVVGATVEEMLAAGYRQVGKDFPVFLHPKTQEEYALARTERKSGTGYGGFVCHASPDVTLEEDLKRRDLTINAIAMAEDGSLHDPWGGVADLEARLLRHVCEAFVEDPLRVLRVARFAARFAPQGFTVAPDTLALMRQLTESGELLYLTAERVWQELEKVLGCDSPQVFFDVLNQCGALEVLFPEIHALFGVPQPEQWHPEIDTGVHTMMVLEQAAKLTPNKQVRFAALVHDLGKGVTPKALWPKHHGHGQKGLPLIKALCDRFRVPSDYKELALWVSDEHQNIHNAFELRADTILRLFDKLDLWRKPERLPLVLDACEADIKGRTGFENNPYPQKKYLLDCYKATQKIDVREIIDAGFSGGEIKHELAKRRLSEIGLIKNSVQNQSKASSVKKSDLEA